In Pseudoxanthomonas indica, the following are encoded in one genomic region:
- a CDS encoding acetylornithine transaminase, which translates to MTTSADLIAKAQQYYLPIYRQREVILDRGQGARVWDSEGRDYVDFSAGIAVCGLGHADPDLLAALNEQAGKIWHTSNVFHSEPPLRLAEELVAASRFASRVFLCNSGAEANEAAIKLVRKYAASQGRTPDKRVIVTFRGSFHGRTLAAVTATAQPKYQEGYEPLPPGFRYVDFNDITQLEIAMAAGDVAAVMLEPVQGEGGVMPAAPGFLSAVRELCDHHGALLVLDEIQSGMGRTGTLFAHWQDGVKPDIVTLAKALGGGFPIGAMLAGPKVAEVMQFGAHGTTFGGNPLAAAVARVALRKLSSPAIANNVSRQSNALRAALTKIDAELGLFAQVRGRGLMLGAVLKPAYAGRAGEILDHAAAHGLLMLQAGPDVLRFVPPLNLTDAELTEGCARLHAALKVFAGRG; encoded by the coding sequence ATGACCACGTCCGCCGATTTGATCGCCAAGGCCCAGCAGTACTACCTGCCCATCTACCGCCAGCGCGAGGTGATCCTGGACCGCGGCCAGGGCGCGCGCGTGTGGGACAGCGAAGGGCGCGACTACGTCGACTTCTCCGCGGGCATTGCCGTGTGCGGCCTGGGCCATGCCGATCCCGACCTGCTTGCCGCATTGAACGAGCAGGCCGGCAAGATCTGGCACACCAGCAATGTCTTCCACAGCGAGCCGCCGCTGCGGCTGGCCGAGGAACTGGTGGCGGCATCACGTTTCGCCAGCCGCGTGTTCCTGTGCAACTCCGGCGCCGAAGCCAACGAAGCGGCGATCAAGCTGGTGCGCAAGTACGCCGCCAGCCAAGGCCGCACGCCGGACAAGCGCGTGATCGTCACCTTCCGTGGCAGCTTCCACGGCCGCACGCTGGCGGCGGTCACCGCCACCGCGCAACCCAAGTACCAGGAAGGCTACGAGCCACTGCCGCCAGGCTTCCGCTATGTCGACTTCAACGACATCACCCAGCTGGAAATCGCGATGGCGGCCGGCGATGTGGCCGCGGTGATGCTGGAACCGGTGCAGGGCGAGGGCGGGGTGATGCCGGCCGCGCCGGGCTTCCTGAGCGCGGTGCGCGAGTTGTGCGATCACCATGGCGCGCTGCTGGTGCTGGATGAAATCCAGTCCGGCATGGGCCGCACCGGCACCCTGTTCGCGCACTGGCAGGACGGCGTGAAGCCGGACATCGTCACCCTGGCCAAGGCGCTGGGCGGCGGCTTCCCGATTGGCGCGATGCTGGCCGGACCCAAGGTCGCGGAGGTCATGCAGTTCGGTGCGCATGGCACCACCTTCGGCGGCAATCCACTGGCCGCAGCGGTGGCGCGCGTGGCGCTGCGCAAGCTGTCCTCGCCGGCGATTGCCAACAACGTCTCGCGCCAGTCCAATGCCTTACGCGCCGCGCTGACGAAGATCGATGCCGAACTGGGTCTGTTCGCGCAGGTGCGCGGACGTGGCTTGATGCTGGGCGCCGTTTTGAAGCCGGCATACGCCGGTCGCGCCGGCGAGATCCTCGATCACGCCGCCGCCCATGGCCTGCTGATGCTGCAGGCCGGTCCGGATGTGCTGCGCTTCGTGCCGCCGCTCAACCTCACCGACGCCGAACTGACCGAAGGCTGCGCGCGTTTGCATGCGGCGCTCAAGGTTTTTGCCGGGCGCGGATGA
- a CDS encoding FecR domain-containing protein, producing MTIRLPPDDAPDYLWDGQGEPDPDVLAVQSALAPLAWRAQPLQPRVLEAGAAALSARTRRRRFGRVAAALAASLFLSVGMAEGLRHRLQWPQDQAWRISEVVGAPQVQGVRQGEEDRLAPGQWLATGADARVHLRAARIGEVVIGEHSRFRIVQTRTGRHRTQLQQGVLWARVWAPPGQFGVATPRGDVIDLGCEFVLRAQPDGSGSVTVSSGWVQWDNGWSEVLVPQGARLDIAAGGRPGTPYDLRSSAAFRQALKAVDATRRIQPRDPRIDALVAQAQPQDALSLLVLLRQHPQLLDGPVYERLVQLMPADAQLTREQIRREGPRAYNLWWEQLPYPRTKRWWLHWADALPASGSADKMLDADAP from the coding sequence ATGACGATTCGACTTCCGCCTGACGATGCGCCTGACTACCTGTGGGATGGCCAGGGTGAGCCGGATCCGGACGTGCTGGCCGTGCAGAGCGCACTGGCCCCGCTGGCCTGGCGCGCGCAGCCCCTGCAGCCGCGCGTGCTGGAGGCCGGTGCCGCGGCCCTGAGCGCACGGACGCGTCGACGCCGCTTCGGTCGCGTGGCGGCGGCGTTGGCGGCCTCGTTGTTCCTGAGTGTTGGCATGGCCGAAGGCCTGCGCCATCGGCTGCAATGGCCGCAGGACCAGGCGTGGCGGATCAGCGAGGTGGTCGGCGCGCCGCAGGTGCAAGGCGTACGCCAGGGCGAAGAGGATCGTCTGGCGCCAGGCCAATGGCTGGCGACCGGTGCGGATGCACGCGTGCACCTGCGCGCGGCGCGCATCGGCGAGGTGGTGATTGGCGAGCACTCGCGCTTCCGCATCGTGCAGACCCGCACAGGCCGCCACCGCACCCAATTGCAGCAAGGCGTGCTGTGGGCGCGGGTGTGGGCGCCGCCGGGACAGTTTGGCGTGGCCACGCCGCGTGGCGACGTCATCGATCTGGGCTGCGAGTTCGTCCTGCGTGCGCAGCCCGACGGCAGCGGCAGCGTCACCGTCAGCAGCGGCTGGGTGCAGTGGGACAACGGCTGGAGCGAAGTGCTGGTGCCGCAAGGCGCGCGCCTGGACATCGCGGCGGGCGGTCGGCCGGGCACGCCCTACGATCTGCGCTCCAGCGCGGCGTTCCGCCAGGCACTGAAGGCCGTGGACGCCACGCGCCGCATCCAGCCCCGGGACCCACGCATCGATGCCCTGGTGGCGCAAGCGCAGCCGCAGGACGCGTTGAGTCTGCTGGTCCTGCTGCGCCAGCATCCGCAGTTGCTGGACGGACCGGTCTACGAGCGTTTGGTCCAGTTGATGCCGGCCGATGCGCAGTTGACCCGCGAACAGATCCGGCGCGAGGGTCCACGCGCCTACAACCTGTGGTGGGAGCAGCTGCCGTATCCGCGCACGAAACGCTGGTGGCTGCATTGGGCCGATGCGCTGCCGGCCAGTGGTTCGGCTGACAAGATGCTGGACGCCGACGCGCCTTGA
- a CDS encoding RNA polymerase sigma factor: MDDSASTATLVHAARAGSQAAMAALYQRFAPVVHGVLLARLQPADADDLTQDVFETALQRLHTLHEPAAFPGWIISIARRAAVEGRRRAPRTVAGAAESLADLSATPEQRLEAGRVLAAIQALPAAYRETLLLRLAEGLNGPEIAERTGLSHGSVRVNLHRGMSLLRAALSIPVEGGHR, encoded by the coding sequence ATGGACGATTCCGCATCGACCGCTACGCTGGTCCATGCTGCGCGCGCTGGTTCGCAGGCGGCGATGGCCGCGCTGTACCAGCGTTTCGCGCCGGTGGTCCATGGCGTGTTGCTGGCCCGCCTGCAACCGGCCGATGCCGATGACCTGACCCAGGACGTCTTTGAAACCGCGTTGCAGCGGCTGCACACCCTGCACGAGCCGGCGGCGTTTCCCGGCTGGATCATCAGCATCGCGCGGCGGGCGGCCGTGGAGGGCCGGCGCCGCGCTCCGCGGACCGTCGCTGGCGCGGCCGAATCGCTGGCCGACCTGTCCGCCACGCCCGAGCAGCGCCTGGAGGCCGGACGTGTGCTGGCGGCGATCCAGGCCTTGCCGGCGGCCTACCGCGAAACCCTGTTGCTGCGCCTGGCCGAAGGCTTGAACGGGCCAGAGATTGCCGAGCGCACGGGGCTCAGCCACGGCAGCGTGCGGGTCAACCTGCATCGCGGCATGAGCCTGCTGCGCGCGGCCCTGTCCATCCCGGTCGAGGGAGGCCACCGATGA